The genomic segment TGCAATATTGTTTCCATGTTCAACCTTTTTGACTGCTCCTTCAATAAGTTCTGCTGTTTCTTTTGCTGCTTTGGCACTTCTGCCTGCAAGATTTCTCACTTCTTCGGCTACAACGGCAAAACCCTTGCCGTATCGCCCTGCCCTGGCTGCTTCTACGGCAGCATTTAAAGCCAGGAGGTTAGTTTGGAACGCAATCTCATCAATGACTTTTATGATTTTTGCAATTGCTTTGCTTGATTCGCTGATATTTTCCATTGCTGAAATCATATTGCCCATCTCATCTTTTCCCTTTTCTGCCATTTGCCTGGACTGGGCTGCAAGGGAACTTGCCTGGGATGCATTATCTGCATTGGTTCGTATCTGTGCCCCTATCTGGATCATTGAACTGGTTATCTGTTCAAGGGAACCTGCCTGCTCTGATGCGCCCTGTGCCAGCAGCTGACTGGATGAATTTATCTGTTCTGTGCCAATTTCAACAGCTTTGCCGGATTGATTTACCTGGGCAAGGATACCCCTGAGATTTTCTGTCATTTTTTTAAGGGATTTGCCAAGCAGGTCTTTTTCAGATGAAAGGGAAATATCTTTAGTGAGGTCTCCTTTGGCAATAGTTTCAGCAAAGAATGCCTTTGCCTTGATACTCTCTGACATCTGCCGGATGTTATAAAAAACCCCTGTAATTTTTTTGTCTTGACTGCTGAAATCATATTCCAGATCGCCCAGGGCTATTTTTTGTGCAACCTCAGATAAAACATGCGGTTCTGCACCCAGAGGCAGGGTTACTTTTTGTGCTATAAAAAATATAATAATACCCACAAATGCTGTTATAGAAAGCGAAACAATAATATTGATATTTCTAAGCTTGTTTACTGGGGCCATAAGTTCTGAACTATTGCTGACAACAGCAAATAACCATCCGTTTATGCCGACCTGGTGAAATGCTGCCTTGACTTCATTTCCGTTTTTTAAGTATTTTATTAATTCATTTGATTTTATCATTTCCTGGGTAATGCCATAATTTTTTATATGATCCTGCATCATTTGTTCTTTTTGCGGATGGGCAATAATAAGGCCCTCTGCATTGCACATATAAGCATATCCGTTCTGCCCTGATTTTACCGGATTGATAAACATCCGGGCAAGGGTATCCATATTGACAGTAAAAGTCAGCACCCCTTCAACTGTTTCATCATATTGTTTTACAGGCGAAGAAAAGATTACCAGGGG from the Desulfonema limicola genome contains:
- a CDS encoding methyl-accepting chemotaxis protein, which gives rise to MKLSLRNQFLIPTLFLLIAGMGIMIAISFGHSKNAIEKMAAEQVRQLAVFSSDRIESWINGVQVNIDSWSREILFKTAVKDSYLGESARENAIKKLTVIKKDYKFFENLVLVNKKGDAIASNMPELIGKLNIADRPYFQECLKGKSVISDVLTSRVSGEPLVIFSSPVKQYDETVEGVLTFTVNMDTLARMFINPVKSGQNGYAYMCNAEGLIIAHPQKEQMMQDHIKNYGITQEMIKSNELIKYLKNGNEVKAAFHQVGINGWLFAVVSNSSELMAPVNKLRNINIIVSLSITAFVGIIIFFIAQKVTLPLGAEPHVLSEVAQKIALGDLEYDFSSQDKKITGVFYNIRQMSESIKAKAFFAETIAKGDLTKDISLSSEKDLLGKSLKKMTENLRGILAQVNQSGKAVEIGTEQINSSSQLLAQGASEQAGSLEQITSSMIQIGAQIRTNADNASQASSLAAQSRQMAEKGKDEMGNMISAMENISESSKAIAKIIKVIDEIAFQTNLLALNAAVEAARAGRYGKGFAVVAEEVRNLAGRSAKAAKETAELIEGAVKKVEHGNNIASQTADALNNILFSAVKTAELVGEIAAASSEQANGVEQINQGLTQVDQVTQTIAASADEMANASNRVSAQSVTLNQMISQFKLKDTSSHDLKLNADIKHQDLEKKSLKKDIEDQKNAGKSQTRNLKPEEIIPLNDDEFETYD